A genomic stretch from Candidatus Ozemobacteraceae bacterium includes:
- a CDS encoding acyl-CoA reductase yields MISTTIFGAEVADASLNGEKIPSLIAAGRERASAAASVPIHEVIEVLDRVAAVWADPEHPLRKTAQRELPGLIGFSPEMVEKGLDVVAELCRHDATEARLFGEIGELAVMDGWVARNDLGYDLRAIPRGVVVHLAAGNVFVGAVDSLLAGILTKNANILKMSHVDPVFPRLFMQSLRESDPDGLVWPNQAIVSWKGGDETVEGSLLSADLTVVFWGGRDALASVRKRIGSGTRLIENGPRYSFAVADAETLEAGLPDEVVRGLALDLCAWDQQACSSPHLVYTIGDSPKSVFVLMERLSAELQRVSKELPIGPIGFDEKVEIRKVRELALMAEVKGRAKLICPDAFDWTLVYEEDPAFKVSCLNRTLFFKLVPSVDRLMEEIRPIGAYLQTVGLAVGPACRETLEERLPAAGAKRITEFGGMSEGKAGAPHEGAFLLSQLVEWIDREHRNEPGRIISNLLDALRRSPFYGPLVTAAEKKHRSPAERLRALPLLDRDTFYRHSPPLSNDILTGPMADAYVYASGGTTGQPKFALYSNEEYKIATDVLGFIYSTAGLEPEDVVGNIFLAGNLWTSFNVAGRALENIGCLNMPIGGATSFDMMIKFLQAFNANALVGLPSVIIKLAEEVERSGSNVRIRKILYGGEHLRAPTVEFLRRTLGCEFVRSAGYACVDTGPIGYQCMHLGGSLHHVLEGYQFVEIVNPETGAVRSDGEPGEIVSTNLTRLLMPVVRYKTGDLGRWVEMDECACGFSGRTFELLGRCDDLLVIGGINLLPGDVAAGLATLAVSQNFQIVARTRNSRDLLVLRLEAGRPLPDAQVLDGLGHGSYKLAKAIKDGWLNVEIEWLPPGGLPRSIRTGKIKTVIDERQG; encoded by the coding sequence ATGATATCTACGACTATATTTGGTGCCGAGGTTGCCGACGCTTCACTGAACGGGGAGAAGATCCCTTCGTTGATCGCCGCCGGACGGGAACGCGCCTCGGCTGCAGCTTCGGTCCCGATCCACGAGGTCATCGAGGTTCTCGACCGTGTGGCAGCCGTCTGGGCGGACCCGGAACACCCGCTTCGCAAGACCGCTCAGAGGGAACTTCCCGGCCTGATCGGCTTCAGCCCCGAGATGGTCGAAAAAGGACTCGACGTCGTCGCCGAACTGTGCCGGCACGATGCGACCGAGGCTCGCTTGTTCGGTGAGATCGGCGAACTGGCCGTCATGGATGGCTGGGTTGCCCGGAACGACCTCGGATACGATCTTCGGGCCATCCCCCGCGGCGTCGTGGTCCATCTCGCCGCCGGAAACGTCTTCGTGGGCGCTGTCGACAGCCTGCTGGCGGGCATTCTCACGAAGAACGCGAACATCCTGAAGATGTCGCACGTCGATCCCGTGTTCCCGCGCCTGTTCATGCAAAGCCTGCGCGAAAGCGATCCAGACGGCCTCGTCTGGCCGAACCAGGCAATCGTATCCTGGAAAGGCGGAGACGAAACGGTCGAAGGATCGCTTCTGTCGGCCGATCTGACGGTCGTCTTCTGGGGCGGTCGCGATGCGCTTGCCTCGGTGCGCAAGCGCATCGGCAGCGGAACGAGACTGATCGAAAACGGGCCCCGCTACTCGTTTGCCGTCGCCGACGCCGAAACGCTTGAAGCCGGTCTGCCGGACGAGGTCGTGCGCGGCCTCGCGCTCGATCTCTGCGCCTGGGATCAGCAGGCCTGCTCGTCGCCTCACCTGGTCTATACCATCGGAGACTCGCCAAAGTCGGTATTCGTCCTGATGGAGCGGCTGAGCGCCGAATTGCAACGGGTTTCGAAAGAACTGCCGATCGGGCCGATCGGTTTCGACGAGAAGGTCGAGATCCGCAAGGTGCGCGAGCTGGCCCTGATGGCCGAAGTGAAAGGGCGGGCGAAGCTGATCTGCCCAGATGCGTTCGACTGGACGCTCGTCTATGAGGAGGACCCCGCGTTCAAGGTGTCCTGCCTGAACCGGACGCTGTTCTTCAAACTCGTACCGTCGGTCGACCGCCTGATGGAGGAAATCCGCCCGATCGGCGCGTATCTCCAGACCGTCGGCCTCGCGGTCGGCCCGGCCTGCCGGGAGACACTCGAGGAACGACTGCCGGCCGCCGGCGCCAAGCGCATCACCGAGTTCGGCGGCATGAGCGAGGGAAAGGCGGGCGCCCCGCACGAAGGTGCGTTCCTGCTTTCCCAACTCGTCGAATGGATCGACCGGGAACACCGGAACGAGCCGGGGCGCATCATCAGCAACCTTCTCGATGCCCTGCGCCGATCTCCCTTTTACGGGCCCCTCGTCACCGCGGCGGAAAAAAAGCATCGGTCGCCGGCGGAACGCCTCCGTGCGCTTCCTCTGCTGGATCGCGACACGTTCTACCGCCACTCGCCGCCCCTCTCGAACGACATCCTGACCGGGCCGATGGCCGACGCCTACGTCTACGCGTCCGGCGGAACGACCGGCCAGCCGAAATTCGCGCTGTATTCCAACGAGGAATATAAAATAGCAACTGATGTATTGGGATTTATCTATTCCACCGCGGGGCTCGAGCCCGAAGACGTCGTCGGGAATATCTTTCTCGCCGGCAACCTCTGGACCAGCTTCAACGTCGCTGGTCGGGCGCTCGAGAACATCGGTTGCCTGAACATGCCGATCGGGGGCGCGACCAGTTTCGACATGATGATCAAGTTTCTGCAGGCGTTCAACGCCAACGCGCTCGTCGGCCTGCCGTCCGTGATCATCAAGCTGGCCGAGGAGGTCGAGCGGAGCGGTTCGAACGTGCGGATCAGGAAAATTCTCTACGGCGGTGAACATCTGCGGGCGCCGACGGTAGAGTTCCTGCGTCGCACGCTCGGGTGCGAGTTCGTTCGTTCCGCGGGGTATGCCTGCGTAGACACCGGCCCGATCGGCTACCAGTGCATGCATCTCGGGGGCTCCCTGCACCATGTACTGGAGGGATACCAGTTCGTCGAGATCGTCAATCCGGAAACCGGCGCCGTGCGAAGCGACGGCGAGCCGGGCGAGATCGTCTCGACCAACCTGACTCGTCTGCTGATGCCGGTTGTGCGATACAAGACGGGCGACCTCGGACGCTGGGTCGAGATGGACGAGTGCGCCTGCGGCTTCTCCGGCAGGACCTTCGAACTGCTGGGGCGATGCGACGATCTGCTCGTGATCGGCGGTATCAACCTGCTTCCCGGCGACGTTGCCGCCGGCCTAGCGACCCTTGCGGTGAGCCAGAACTTCCAGATCGTCGCCCGTACGAGGAACAGCCGCGATTTGCTGGTGCTTCGCCTGGAAGCCGGGCGGCCGCTTCCCGACGCTCAGGTTCTCGAT